A genomic stretch from Chitinophaga agri includes:
- a CDS encoding SCO family protein, whose translation MSKKNVFYVIFFVLLSIAFLGYSGYVIKGEKGSFFGEEKLPILGTNGHTIGGFSFTNQEGKTITSKDVEGKVYVAEYFFTTCTNICPKMNENMKDVYAKYKSEPRFRILSHTVDPETDSIPVLKTYAEEHGADPANWWFLTGSKKELYKLARAGYMVDNGTFTGDEDFVHTQWFALVDGEGRVRGLYEGTKKTDVDKLITDIGRLLREK comes from the coding sequence ATGTCTAAGAAGAATGTGTTCTATGTAATATTTTTTGTCCTGCTAAGCATCGCCTTCCTCGGCTATTCAGGGTACGTGATCAAAGGAGAGAAGGGAAGCTTCTTCGGAGAAGAGAAATTACCAATACTGGGGACCAACGGTCATACCATCGGCGGATTCTCTTTCACCAACCAGGAAGGGAAAACCATTACTAGCAAAGACGTGGAAGGGAAGGTGTATGTGGCCGAATACTTCTTCACGACCTGCACCAACATTTGTCCGAAGATGAATGAAAATATGAAGGATGTGTACGCGAAATATAAAAGTGAACCGCGCTTCCGCATCCTGTCGCATACTGTAGATCCGGAAACTGACAGCATCCCTGTATTAAAAACATACGCGGAAGAGCATGGCGCCGATCCGGCTAACTGGTGGTTCCTCACCGGCAGCAAAAAAGAACTGTACAAACTGGCAAGAGCCGGCTATATGGTCGACAACGGTACTTTCACCGGTGATGAGGACTTTGTACACACACAGTGGTTTGCGCTTGTAGACGGTGAAGGCCGTGTACGCGGACTCTATGAAGGAACAAAAAAGACAGACGTAGACAAGCTGATCACAGACATCGGCCGTTTGCTAAGGGAAAAGTAA
- a CDS encoding M3 family oligoendopeptidase — protein MKTLDANIEKQPRKLLPQDFTVTTWEALQPYFEELQQRPLENVAALEQWLKDISELEAVISEDACWRQIRMTCDTTDKSLEEAFAYFCMEIQPKLQPYADALNKKLLASELVKSLDQDLYATYLRSVRKQVKLFREENVPLLAELSVQSQQYGAIAGKMTITVNGQEYTLQQAARFLEGSDRALREEVFSKTANRRLEDKDTLDQLFSTLVQKRDQVAKNAGFANYRDYKFEDLGRFDYTKEDCFQFHTAIKEHILPLVKGLQEKQREKLGLDVLKPWDSDAEPAGTKPLEPFHTSEELVNKTIACFDELGPFFGNCLRVMQKMGRLDLESRKGKAPGGYNCPLAETGVPFIFMNAAGQMKDLTTMVHEGGHAVHSFLSHNLPLSAFKEYPMEIAEVASMSMELFTMDAWNIFFSDEEELRRAKLQQLERAIVIFPWIATIDKFQHWVYENPQHTVEERTAAWVRIQDEFSTGVADWTGWEAYRAIGWQRQLHLFEVPFYYIEYGIAQLGAIAMWKQYKENKQQALDNYISALSLGSTRTLPELYKAAGIRFDFSPAYVQELAAFVQQEIDALSGK, from the coding sequence ATGAAGACTTTAGACGCAAATATTGAGAAACAGCCACGTAAACTGTTGCCGCAAGACTTTACGGTAACAACGTGGGAGGCATTGCAGCCTTACTTTGAAGAGCTGCAGCAGCGGCCGCTGGAAAATGTCGCGGCACTGGAGCAATGGCTGAAAGATATCAGCGAACTGGAGGCTGTCATCAGCGAGGATGCCTGCTGGCGCCAGATACGCATGACCTGCGATACGACCGATAAATCGCTGGAAGAGGCTTTCGCCTATTTCTGCATGGAAATACAGCCAAAACTGCAGCCCTACGCGGATGCACTGAATAAAAAACTCCTGGCCAGCGAGCTTGTAAAATCCCTGGACCAGGACCTGTACGCTACATATCTGCGGAGCGTACGTAAGCAGGTGAAACTATTCCGCGAGGAAAATGTGCCCCTGCTGGCCGAACTGAGTGTACAGTCACAGCAATACGGCGCTATTGCCGGTAAAATGACCATCACCGTGAACGGACAGGAATATACGCTCCAACAGGCAGCCCGCTTCCTGGAAGGAAGTGACCGTGCCCTGAGAGAGGAAGTATTTTCTAAAACCGCCAATCGCCGCCTGGAAGATAAAGATACCCTCGACCAGCTGTTTTCGACCCTGGTACAGAAAAGAGACCAGGTGGCAAAGAATGCCGGTTTTGCAAACTACCGCGACTATAAGTTCGAAGACCTCGGCCGCTTTGACTATACCAAGGAAGATTGTTTTCAGTTCCACACCGCTATAAAAGAACATATCCTGCCACTCGTAAAAGGTTTGCAGGAGAAACAGCGTGAAAAACTGGGACTGGATGTGCTGAAACCATGGGATTCGGATGCGGAACCAGCAGGTACCAAACCACTGGAGCCTTTCCATACCAGCGAAGAACTGGTGAATAAGACCATCGCGTGCTTCGATGAGTTAGGTCCTTTCTTCGGTAATTGCCTGCGGGTGATGCAGAAAATGGGCCGCCTCGACCTGGAAAGCCGTAAGGGTAAAGCACCGGGCGGTTATAACTGTCCGCTGGCTGAAACCGGTGTGCCTTTCATCTTTATGAATGCTGCCGGTCAGATGAAAGACCTGACCACAATGGTACACGAAGGTGGTCATGCCGTACATTCCTTCCTGAGCCATAATCTGCCATTGAGTGCTTTCAAGGAGTACCCGATGGAGATTGCTGAAGTGGCCAGTATGAGCATGGAGCTGTTCACCATGGATGCATGGAACATCTTCTTCAGTGATGAAGAGGAGTTACGTCGGGCTAAGCTGCAGCAGCTGGAAAGGGCCATCGTGATCTTCCCGTGGATCGCTACGATCGATAAGTTCCAGCACTGGGTTTATGAAAATCCACAGCATACAGTGGAAGAACGTACAGCAGCGTGGGTACGTATCCAGGACGAGTTCTCTACCGGCGTAGCTGACTGGACCGGATGGGAAGCCTACCGGGCTATTGGCTGGCAGCGGCAGCTGCACCTGTTTGAAGTACCGTTCTATTATATAGAATATGGTATCGCGCAGTTGGGGGCTATCGCCATGTGGAAACAGTACAAGGAGAACAAGCAGCAGGCGCTGGATAACTATATAAGTGCATTGAGCCTGGGAAGTACCCGTACATTGCCGGAACTGTACAAGGCGGCGGGAATCAGGTTTGACTTCTCCCCTGCTTACGTGCAGGAACTGGCGGCGTTTGTGCAGCAGGAGATCGATGCGCTATCAGGGAAATAG
- a CDS encoding Fur family transcriptional regulator, with the protein MSNKNKASITELLRLSKLSITDTRVKILELFMNSNGALEHSSFEKLAGQSFDRVTVYRTLQTFLDKGIIHSIPTTDTSIRYALCKSDCSEHDHHDHHVHFKCEECGTTTCLDTDVPDIQLPKGYAMHNVDVVVSGVCKQCK; encoded by the coding sequence ATGAGCAACAAGAACAAAGCAAGTATTACGGAACTGCTCCGGCTCAGTAAGCTCAGCATAACTGATACCCGTGTGAAGATACTGGAGCTGTTCATGAACTCCAATGGCGCGCTTGAACATAGCAGTTTTGAAAAATTAGCCGGTCAGAGCTTTGACCGTGTGACCGTTTACCGCACATTACAAACCTTCCTCGATAAAGGGATTATTCACAGTATACCAACTACTGATACTTCTATTCGTTACGCACTCTGCAAATCAGACTGTTCGGAGCATGATCACCATGACCATCATGTCCATTTTAAATGTGAAGAATGTGGTACTACCACCTGTCTTGACACCGACGTACCGGATATCCAGCTACCGAAAGGATATGCGATGCATAATGTGGATGTAGTAGTAAGTGGTGTGTGTAAACAATGCAAATAG
- the purN gene encoding phosphoribosylglycinamide formyltransferase, with translation MKNIAIFASGAGSNAQKIIDHFRNSSIARVSMILCNKPEAGVLNIAQQEGIPSVLIEKELFFRTDHYIKLLQDAATDLVVLAGFLWKVPANLVHAFPDRIINIHPALLPKYGGKGMYGHFVHEAVILAKESESGITIHFVNEKYDDGATILQERCSITPEDTPETLAAKIHLLEHQWYPVIVERLLTS, from the coding sequence TTGAAAAATATAGCCATCTTCGCCTCGGGAGCAGGTAGTAACGCACAAAAAATTATTGATCACTTCCGGAACTCTTCCATTGCAAGGGTTTCTATGATCCTCTGTAATAAACCCGAAGCCGGTGTGCTCAACATAGCACAGCAGGAAGGCATCCCATCCGTACTGATCGAAAAAGAACTTTTCTTCCGGACGGACCACTATATTAAATTATTACAGGACGCCGCTACCGACCTGGTCGTATTAGCCGGTTTCCTCTGGAAAGTACCCGCTAACCTGGTACACGCCTTTCCAGACCGTATCATTAATATACATCCTGCCCTGCTGCCCAAATATGGTGGAAAAGGAATGTACGGCCACTTCGTACATGAAGCAGTGATCCTGGCTAAAGAAAGCGAAAGCGGTATCACCATCCACTTCGTCAACGAAAAATATGATGACGGCGCAACCATCCTGCAGGAACGTTGCTCTATCACCCCCGAAGATACCCCTGAAACACTCGCAGCTAAAATACATCTGCTTGAACATCAATGGTATCCGGTAATTGTGGAACGATTATTGACCTCATAA